The Virgibacillus dokdonensis genome includes a window with the following:
- a CDS encoding DeoR/GlpR family DNA-binding transcription regulator, whose protein sequence is MKLKRIQEIEAYVHENGSASIDELCDKFNVSKNTIRRDINKIVENGTIKKVYGGVASVSNQLKPYEHRHSSHSEEKIAIGKAAAAEIEDNDLVFIDSGTTTSCIGDFFDPEKRVTIITNNLNIINKAAELSNYQLILIGMTYKRATRSFVNVESWEYFKRINITKSFMAATGLSIERGVTNSDLLEYDIKSRIVEKTDRNILLVDHSKFDKAALVTYSNVEKFHQIITSDSIPENYKVYCKEKGIKINYVNQNKSH, encoded by the coding sequence ATGAAATTAAAAAGAATACAGGAAATTGAAGCTTACGTTCACGAAAACGGTAGTGCAAGCATTGATGAACTTTGTGATAAGTTTAATGTGTCTAAAAACACTATTCGTCGTGATATAAACAAAATTGTAGAAAATGGGACAATAAAAAAAGTCTATGGTGGAGTTGCTTCTGTTTCTAATCAGCTTAAACCCTACGAGCATCGCCACTCCAGCCATTCAGAAGAGAAAATAGCCATTGGTAAAGCCGCAGCGGCGGAAATTGAGGATAACGATCTTGTTTTTATTGATTCCGGTACAACAACTAGTTGTATAGGCGATTTTTTTGATCCGGAAAAAAGAGTAACCATCATTACCAATAACTTAAATATTATTAATAAAGCCGCTGAGTTAAGTAATTATCAGCTCATATTAATAGGTATGACATATAAACGTGCTACCAGATCTTTTGTCAATGTAGAGTCTTGGGAATACTTTAAACGCATCAATATTACCAAAAGCTTTATGGCAGCAACAGGACTTTCAATTGAACGCGGTGTTACGAATTCAGATTTACTAGAATATGATATTAAAAGCCGCATTGTCGAAAAGACGGATCGAAACATTCTGCTAGTCGATCATTCAAAATTCGATAAAGCCGCTTTAGTCACCTATTCAAATGTTGAAAAGTTTCATCAAATCATTACTTCAGATTCTATTCCAGAAAACTATAAAGTCTATTGTAAGGAGAAAGGTATTAAAATTAATTATGTCAATCAAAATAAAAGTCATTAA
- a CDS encoding tautomerase family protein, with translation MPLLTFDLIEGRTEEEIKLLLDASHRAVVKAFEVPEGDRYQIVHQHPKHELIIEDTGLGFKRSDEVVAISVRSTPRTDKQKKLFYNLLVKELNEICGMDSKDVMVSIVTNSASDWSFGFGEAQFLNGEL, from the coding sequence ATGCCGTTACTTACGTTTGATTTGATAGAAGGTAGGACGGAAGAAGAAATCAAGTTATTATTAGATGCATCTCACCGTGCTGTTGTTAAAGCATTTGAAGTTCCTGAGGGTGATAGATATCAAATAGTTCATCAGCATCCCAAACATGAACTAATCATAGAAGATACAGGCTTAGGATTTAAAAGAAGCGATGAAGTTGTGGCTATTTCTGTAAGAAGTACACCTCGAACGGATAAGCAAAAGAAATTATTCTATAACCTCCTTGTCAAGGAATTGAATGAGATTTGCGGTATGGACTCGAAGGATGTAATGGTTTCAATTGTGACGAACAGTGCAAGCGATTGGAGCTTTGGATTTGGTGAGGCACAATTTTTAAATGGTGAGTTATAG
- a CDS encoding CoA-acylating methylmalonate-semialdehyde dehydrogenase, whose amino-acid sequence MGEIRTLKNFVNGKWVGSETKTFEDVLNPATEEVVARVPISTKKELDEAVEIASEAFHSWSNTAVPKRARILFKFQQLLMENKEDLARLITIENGKAYSEALGEVQRGIENVEFAAGAPSLTMGDSLSSIATDVEATNYRYPIGVVGGISPFNFPMMVPCWMFPMAIACGNTFILKPSERTPLLTEKLAELFKEAGLPDGVFQIVNGAHDVVNGILEHPEIQAVSFVGSEPVGKYVYQKGSENLKRVQALTGAKNHTIVLNDADLDETIRNVIAAAYGSAGERCMAASVVAVEEGIYDAFMEQLASEAKQLKMGNGLDEEVFLGPVIRKEHQQKTFDYIQKGVDEGATLVLDGREGIPSEGYFVGPTIFTDVTPEMTIWKEELFAPVLCVVKVKNLAAGVELANKSVFANGACLFTNSANAIRYFRENIDAGMLGVNLGVPAPMAFFPFSGWKSSFYGTLHANGKDGVEFYTHKKVVTARYATKDFK is encoded by the coding sequence ATGGGTGAAATTAGAACTTTGAAAAACTTTGTGAATGGAAAATGGGTTGGAAGTGAAACGAAAACTTTTGAAGATGTTTTAAATCCAGCAACAGAGGAAGTCGTTGCAAGAGTTCCTATTTCCACAAAAAAAGAATTAGATGAAGCCGTAGAAATAGCCAGTGAAGCTTTTCATTCATGGAGTAACACTGCTGTACCAAAAAGAGCACGTATCTTATTTAAGTTCCAACAGTTACTCATGGAAAACAAGGAGGATCTTGCTCGTTTAATAACGATTGAAAATGGAAAGGCATACAGTGAAGCTCTAGGGGAAGTGCAACGTGGAATTGAAAATGTAGAATTTGCTGCTGGAGCACCTTCTTTAACAATGGGAGATTCATTATCATCCATTGCTACCGATGTAGAAGCGACCAATTATCGTTACCCTATTGGTGTAGTTGGCGGAATCTCACCTTTCAATTTTCCAATGATGGTGCCTTGTTGGATGTTCCCAATGGCCATTGCATGTGGAAACACATTTATTTTGAAACCATCCGAACGTACGCCACTTTTAACAGAAAAATTAGCTGAATTGTTTAAAGAAGCTGGTCTTCCAGATGGTGTGTTTCAAATTGTAAATGGTGCACATGATGTAGTGAATGGAATACTCGAACATCCAGAAATACAAGCAGTATCTTTTGTAGGGTCAGAACCTGTTGGAAAGTATGTTTACCAAAAAGGTTCTGAAAATCTTAAGCGCGTGCAAGCTTTAACTGGTGCTAAAAACCATACCATTGTTTTAAATGACGCAGACTTAGATGAAACGATTCGGAATGTAATCGCTGCTGCTTATGGTTCTGCTGGTGAAAGATGTATGGCTGCATCCGTTGTGGCAGTAGAAGAAGGTATTTATGATGCATTCATGGAACAGCTGGCATCTGAAGCTAAACAATTAAAAATGGGAAATGGATTAGATGAAGAGGTGTTTTTAGGGCCAGTTATTCGTAAAGAACATCAGCAAAAAACATTTGATTATATTCAAAAAGGTGTAGACGAAGGTGCTACATTAGTATTGGATGGTCGTGAAGGAATTCCAAGTGAAGGATATTTTGTCGGTCCAACTATATTTACAGATGTCACTCCAGAAATGACCATTTGGAAAGAGGAATTATTTGCGCCTGTTCTTTGTGTTGTGAAAGTGAAGAATCTGGCAGCAGGAGTAGAATTGGCCAATAAATCTGTATTCGCTAATGGTGCATGCTTGTTCACGAATAGTGCAAATGCAATCCGTTATTTCCGTGAAAATATAGATGCGGGTATGCTCGGAGTTAACTTAGGTGTTCCAGCACCAATGGCATTCTTCCCATTTTCAGGGTGGAAATCATCTTTTTATGGAACATTGCACGCCAATGGAAAAGACGGTGTTGAATTCTACACACATAAGAAAGTGGTTACCGCTAGATATGCAACAAAAGATTTTAAATAA
- the iolB gene encoding 5-deoxy-glucuronate isomerase, whose translation MSKLQYKPNDHNVSGVTILQDVHERNSDLKYVAFKLIQLDEQATYAEELTDKEVCIVVLTGKASVKTGDQLFEELGTRDSVFEKKPTDSVYVSKDSTLKIAAKSACKIALCYAPATEKRQAQVIRAADNSVEHRGKYQNKRMVHNILPDSSAVSSSLLVVEVYTDEGNFSSYPPHKHDQDNLPEESFLEETYYHEIDPEQGFVFQRVYTDDRSLDETMSVEHGDVVSVPKGYHPVGVPDGYTSYYLNVMAGPKKIWKFHNDLDHEWILKRK comes from the coding sequence ATGAGTAAGTTGCAATACAAACCGAACGATCATAACGTTTCTGGAGTTACTATTTTGCAAGATGTTCATGAAAGAAATTCAGATTTAAAATACGTCGCATTTAAACTCATTCAGTTGGATGAACAAGCGACCTATGCTGAAGAATTGACTGATAAAGAAGTATGTATTGTTGTTTTAACAGGAAAGGCTTCTGTAAAAACAGGAGATCAACTGTTTGAAGAATTAGGAACACGCGATTCCGTATTTGAAAAGAAACCGACAGATAGTGTTTATGTTTCAAAGGATTCTACATTAAAAATAGCTGCAAAAAGTGCTTGTAAGATAGCATTATGCTATGCACCTGCAACAGAAAAACGGCAAGCTCAAGTGATACGGGCAGCTGATAACTCTGTAGAGCATCGAGGGAAATATCAGAATAAAAGAATGGTACACAATATATTACCAGATAGTTCAGCTGTATCTAGTAGTTTACTAGTTGTAGAGGTATATACGGATGAGGGTAATTTTTCAAGTTACCCTCCTCACAAGCATGATCAGGATAATTTGCCAGAAGAATCATTTTTAGAGGAAACGTATTATCATGAAATAGACCCTGAACAAGGCTTTGTGTTCCAGCGTGTGTATACAGATGATCGTTCTTTAGATGAAACGATGAGTGTAGAGCATGGGGATGTAGTTTCCGTTCCCAAAGGCTATCACCCTGTTGGAGTGCCAGATGGTTACACTTCCTATTATTTAAATGTCATGGCTGGTCCTAAAAAGATTTGGAAGTTTCATAACGATTTAGATCATGAGTGGATTTTAAAGAGGAAGTAA
- the fba gene encoding class II fructose-1,6-bisphosphate aldolase, with the protein MALVTLNDILPQAKQAGYAVGHFNINGLIWPQAILEAAQEAKAPVIIASSDRLVDYLGGFKLISDMVRNLMEVQQITVPVVLHLDHGQSVERCFEAIDAGYSSVMYDGSHFPVAENIKNTKQVVDYAHVNGVSVEAEIGTVGGYEDGLIGNICYANLRECVELVEKTRVDALAAALGSVHGKYVGEPKLGFKQMAEISKEVEIPLVLHGASGIPLDQLQKSIRLGHAKININTEMNIAWREALQQSLVENPEVYEPKKLLELSKQAMKETVHEKIQEFGSSNKAMKKVE; encoded by the coding sequence ATGGCATTAGTAACATTAAATGATATACTTCCTCAAGCTAAACAAGCAGGATATGCTGTAGGACATTTTAACATAAATGGTCTTATTTGGCCACAAGCTATATTAGAAGCAGCTCAAGAGGCAAAGGCTCCTGTTATTATTGCTTCTTCGGATAGATTGGTGGATTATCTTGGTGGTTTCAAACTAATTTCTGATATGGTTCGTAATCTAATGGAAGTTCAACAAATTACTGTTCCGGTTGTATTACATTTGGATCATGGGCAAAGTGTAGAAAGATGTTTTGAAGCGATTGACGCTGGATATAGCTCTGTGATGTACGATGGTAGCCATTTTCCAGTTGCTGAGAATATTAAAAATACGAAGCAAGTAGTAGACTATGCACATGTAAATGGTGTATCCGTTGAAGCAGAAATTGGTACGGTTGGTGGTTATGAAGATGGTCTAATAGGCAATATTTGTTATGCCAATTTACGAGAATGTGTAGAGCTTGTGGAGAAAACAAGAGTCGATGCGCTTGCCGCTGCACTAGGTTCTGTACATGGGAAGTATGTTGGTGAACCAAAGCTAGGATTTAAGCAGATGGCTGAAATATCTAAAGAAGTTGAAATCCCACTTGTCTTACATGGAGCAAGTGGAATACCGTTAGACCAACTGCAAAAATCAATACGCTTGGGGCATGCTAAGATTAATATTAATACTGAAATGAATATAGCTTGGAGAGAAGCACTACAACAAAGTTTAGTAGAAAATCCAGAAGTATATGAGCCAAAGAAATTATTGGAGTTAAGTAAACAGGCAATGAAGGAAACAGTACATGAAAAAATCCAAGAATTTGGTTCAAGTAATAAAGCAATGAAAAAAGTAGAATAG
- the iolC gene encoding 5-dehydro-2-deoxygluconokinase translates to MRLKKRNKKMDIIAIGRACIDLNAVEYNRPMEETMTFQKYVGGSPANIAIGTSNLGLNVGFIGKVSDDQHGRFITTYMAGKGVDTSQMVSDQERRKSGLAFTEIKSPSECSILMYRDNVADLYLTPQEVEERYIRESEVLLVSGTALAQSPSREAVLTAVEYAKANNVKVIFEIDYRPYTWKSEEEVSTYYTLVAQKSNIVIGTRDEFDMLEGKEAGDNQDTVKELFKYEPELIVIKHGVEGSFAYSKEGKEYKANAYKTKVLKTFGAGDAYASAFLYALFNEKDVETALKYASAAAAIVVSKHSSSEAMPTVSEIEDLINDQSQ, encoded by the coding sequence ATGAGGTTAAAAAAAAGAAATAAAAAAATGGATATAATCGCTATTGGTAGAGCGTGTATTGATTTAAATGCTGTTGAATATAATCGGCCAATGGAAGAAACTATGACTTTTCAAAAGTATGTCGGTGGTTCTCCAGCAAATATTGCTATTGGGACGTCAAATTTAGGGCTAAATGTTGGGTTTATTGGAAAAGTATCCGATGATCAGCACGGAAGATTTATAACGACTTATATGGCTGGAAAAGGTGTAGATACATCGCAAATGGTGTCGGATCAAGAAAGAAGGAAGTCGGGGTTAGCCTTTACAGAAATTAAGAGTCCTAGTGAATGTTCTATCTTAATGTATAGAGATAATGTAGCAGATCTTTATTTAACACCACAAGAGGTGGAAGAAAGATATATCCGTGAGTCTGAAGTTCTTTTAGTATCTGGAACAGCTCTTGCACAAAGTCCTTCTCGAGAGGCTGTATTAACTGCTGTTGAATACGCAAAAGCAAACAATGTAAAAGTTATCTTTGAAATCGACTACCGTCCATACACATGGAAATCAGAGGAAGAAGTATCCACTTATTACACATTAGTAGCACAAAAATCGAATATTGTCATCGGTACCCGTGATGAATTTGATATGTTAGAGGGAAAAGAAGCAGGAGATAATCAAGATACTGTAAAGGAATTATTTAAATATGAGCCTGAATTAATTGTCATTAAACACGGTGTCGAAGGATCTTTTGCATATAGTAAAGAGGGAAAAGAATATAAAGCAAACGCTTACAAGACCAAAGTTTTAAAGACATTTGGTGCTGGAGATGCTTATGCTTCTGCATTTCTTTATGCGTTATTTAATGAGAAAGATGTAGAAACCGCTTTAAAATATGCTAGTGCAGCAGCAGCGATTGTTGTTAGTAAGCATAGTTCTTCTGAAGCGATGCCAACCGTTTCAGAGATTGAGGATTTAATCAACGATCAGTCCCAATAG
- a CDS encoding cysteine hydrolase family protein: MCEKKKALLLVDVQKAFDDKKWGERNNQDAEDNMRKILQLWREKKWIVIHIQHTSDNPHSVFHMANKGFAIKEIVEPIEGEVIITKKVNSSFIGTNLEEQLKANEVSTVVITGLTTPHCVSTTARMSGNLGFDTYLISDATAAFGLKDQNNRYYDAETIHNVSLATLHGEFATIRTTEQLINSL; this comes from the coding sequence ATGTGTGAAAAGAAAAAAGCTTTACTTTTGGTCGATGTACAAAAGGCTTTTGATGATAAAAAATGGGGCGAGAGAAATAATCAAGATGCAGAAGATAATATGAGAAAAATACTACAATTATGGAGAGAAAAGAAGTGGATAGTAATTCACATACAACACACGTCTGATAATCCTCATTCCGTATTTCATATGGCGAATAAAGGCTTTGCTATCAAAGAAATAGTTGAACCAATCGAGGGGGAAGTTATCATTACAAAAAAAGTAAACAGTAGTTTTATTGGTACTAACTTAGAAGAACAATTAAAAGCAAATGAAGTATCAACCGTTGTAATTACGGGATTGACTACACCGCATTGTGTATCAACGACTGCAAGAATGAGTGGTAATTTAGGGTTTGATACATATCTGATTTCAGATGCTACTGCAGCATTTGGATTGAAAGATCAAAATAATAGATATTATGATGCAGAAACTATACATAATGTATCTCTGGCTACATTGCATGGTGAATTTGCCACGATACGGACAACGGAGCAACTAATTAACAGTTTATAA
- the iolD gene encoding 3D-(3,5/4)-trihydroxycyclohexane-1,2-dione acylhydrolase (decyclizing), with protein sequence MVATIRLTTAQALIKFLNQQYLSVDGKEHPFVEGIFHIYGHGNVLGIGEALEEDAGHLKTFMGKNEQGMAHAAIAFSKQSLRKKIYALSSSAGPGSANMITAAGTALANQIPVLFLPADTFATRQPDPVLQQIEQESSIAISTNDAFKAVSRYWDRVQRPEQLMSALIRAFEVMTNPATMGPATICLPQDVEGEAYDYPIEFFQKRVHYINRTVPTKREMEGSVERIKNSHQPVIVVGGGCKYSEAREELIHISERHDIPLVETHAGKSTVEWQFKNNLGGLGILGTSAANKVVKEADLIIGIGTRYTDFTTSSKTLFNLEKSQFLNINISRMQAYKLDAFQVVGDAKATLKELAPLLEGYKANYGTQLEKLKREWLDERKRLANVQFKRKDFVPEIDGHFSQEKLNEYANVLQTELTQTEVFVALNESLNEDAIVVSAAGSLPGDMQRLWNPVVPNTYHLEYGYSCMGYEIAGALGARLAEPDKEVYAFVGDGSFLMLHSELVTAIQYNKKINIILFDNSGFGCINNLQMGNGCANQGTEFRTAAGTILNIDYAKVAEGYGAKTYKISNLDELRLAIEDAKKQPNSTLIEIKVLPKTMSDGYEGSWWNVGLSEVSKKESINKAFQNKQEAMKQAKGY encoded by the coding sequence ATGGTAGCAACCATTCGTTTAACAACTGCCCAGGCGTTAATAAAGTTTTTAAACCAGCAGTATTTATCTGTTGATGGCAAAGAACATCCTTTTGTTGAAGGTATCTTTCATATATATGGCCATGGCAATGTTCTTGGAATTGGGGAAGCTTTAGAAGAAGACGCAGGCCACTTAAAAACCTTTATGGGAAAAAACGAACAGGGGATGGCTCATGCAGCAATTGCTTTTTCTAAACAATCCCTACGTAAAAAGATCTATGCTTTATCTAGTTCAGCTGGACCAGGATCAGCGAATATGATAACAGCTGCCGGCACAGCTTTGGCTAATCAGATTCCTGTTTTATTCTTACCAGCAGATACATTTGCTACAAGACAGCCAGATCCAGTATTACAACAAATAGAGCAAGAGTCAAGCATTGCTATTTCAACAAATGACGCATTTAAAGCCGTTTCGCGTTATTGGGATCGCGTTCAAAGACCAGAACAGCTAATGTCTGCTTTGATCAGAGCGTTTGAAGTAATGACCAATCCAGCTACGATGGGGCCAGCTACGATTTGCTTACCTCAAGATGTAGAAGGGGAAGCGTACGATTATCCAATTGAATTCTTTCAAAAACGCGTACATTATATCAACCGTACAGTACCTACAAAGCGTGAAATGGAAGGAAGTGTAGAAAGAATTAAAAACAGTCATCAACCAGTAATTGTTGTTGGTGGTGGTTGTAAGTACTCAGAAGCAAGAGAGGAATTAATCCACATCTCAGAACGACATGATATTCCATTAGTAGAAACACATGCTGGGAAATCGACTGTAGAGTGGCAATTCAAAAATAATTTAGGTGGACTAGGAATTTTAGGTACATCTGCTGCAAATAAGGTAGTTAAAGAGGCAGATCTAATTATTGGTATTGGTACAAGATATACCGATTTCACCACTTCTTCTAAAACGTTGTTTAATTTGGAAAAAAGTCAATTCCTTAACATTAATATAAGTCGTATGCAAGCATATAAGTTAGACGCATTTCAAGTTGTCGGTGATGCCAAAGCGACACTAAAGGAGTTAGCGCCACTATTAGAAGGATATAAGGCAAATTATGGTACGCAATTAGAAAAATTAAAAAGGGAATGGCTAGATGAAAGAAAGCGTTTAGCAAATGTTCAATTTAAACGGAAAGATTTTGTTCCTGAAATAGACGGACATTTTTCACAAGAAAAGTTAAACGAATACGCAAATGTTTTACAGACAGAACTAACGCAAACAGAAGTATTTGTTGCATTAAATGAATCGCTTAATGAAGACGCCATTGTTGTTTCGGCGGCTGGTTCATTACCAGGAGATATGCAAAGATTATGGAATCCGGTCGTTCCTAATACGTATCACTTGGAATATGGTTACTCTTGTATGGGGTATGAAATTGCTGGTGCATTAGGAGCACGTCTAGCCGAACCAGATAAAGAAGTGTATGCCTTTGTTGGTGATGGGAGTTTCTTAATGCTACATTCGGAACTTGTTACAGCTATTCAATACAATAAAAAAATTAATATTATTCTATTTGATAACTCTGGATTTGGTTGTATTAATAATCTACAAATGGGTAACGGGTGCGCAAACCAAGGAACAGAATTTAGAACAGCAGCTGGTACAATTTTAAACATAGACTATGCAAAAGTAGCAGAGGGTTACGGCGCTAAGACCTATAAAATAAGTAATCTTGATGAATTGAGACTAGCTATTGAAGATGCGAAAAAACAACCAAATTCTACATTAATTGAAATTAAAGTTCTTCCAAAAACAATGTCAGATGGCTATGAGGGAAGTTGGTGGAATGTCGGTTTATCTGAAGTTTCTAAAAAGGAAAGTATAAATAAGGCATTTCAAAATAAGCAAGAAGCAATGAAGCAGGCGAAAGGGTATTAA